In Chrysiogenes arsenatis DSM 11915, the following proteins share a genomic window:
- the nadB gene encoding L-aspartate oxidase, with protein sequence MDAFEFVVLGSGAAGLAAAITLAEHGRSVLVVNKSSFQETNTSYAQGGVAVVLHEEDNYGLHIQDTLEAGAHLNDIEAVRYLVERGPVLIQRLIQWGAYFDQDGGKLKFTREAAHSTNRILHANGDATGNEIQRALSAKAHNMPHITIWENTRALELLTEKGVARGVALCHEGITHHVYTCGVILATGGMGQLYAYTTNPTVATGDGITLALRAGASIVDMEFIQFHPTALNVAGCPPFLLSESMRGEGAILLNKAGERFMERYSPMLELAPRDVVSRSLNFEMERTGQDVYLQVSHLGKEFVQQRFPTIYQTCLKYGMDISMEPIPVSPAAHYCMGGVLTDVSARTSLTGLYAAGEVACSGVHGANRLASNSLLEGLVFGEQAALSALQDAPQSGYKNCSLEKGAPYQSASLDTVPESIRQTMWRHAGIIRSQDLLAKGIAKLHAQADAAWHPLCNAIIAAAITRKKSIGAHYRTDSQDELNESQRFVMDKNSIDRIIDANRL encoded by the coding sequence ATGGATGCTTTCGAATTTGTTGTTCTTGGGAGCGGCGCTGCTGGCCTTGCTGCAGCCATTACTTTAGCCGAACATGGACGCTCAGTGTTGGTTGTCAACAAGTCGTCCTTTCAAGAGACGAATACCAGCTATGCACAGGGTGGTGTGGCGGTCGTACTTCATGAAGAAGATAATTATGGTCTGCATATTCAAGATACGCTTGAAGCGGGAGCTCACCTGAATGATATTGAGGCCGTTCGCTACTTAGTAGAGCGGGGGCCTGTGTTGATTCAACGCCTCATTCAGTGGGGAGCGTATTTTGACCAAGATGGCGGTAAGCTCAAATTTACTCGCGAAGCGGCTCATAGCACAAACCGCATTCTGCATGCAAATGGCGACGCAACGGGGAATGAAATTCAACGAGCGCTCAGTGCGAAAGCACATAACATGCCGCACATTACGATCTGGGAAAACACACGTGCGTTGGAATTACTAACAGAAAAAGGGGTTGCTCGCGGCGTTGCCTTGTGCCACGAGGGAATAACTCACCATGTGTATACCTGCGGGGTCATTTTAGCTACAGGCGGCATGGGACAGCTCTACGCCTATACCACGAATCCAACAGTCGCTACGGGCGATGGAATCACTCTTGCACTCCGTGCCGGTGCTTCAATAGTCGATATGGAATTTATTCAATTCCACCCTACTGCGTTAAATGTAGCGGGTTGCCCGCCATTTCTCCTTTCAGAATCGATGCGTGGCGAGGGAGCAATTCTCCTGAACAAAGCTGGAGAGCGTTTTATGGAACGCTATTCACCAATGCTGGAACTCGCTCCTCGTGACGTGGTGAGCCGATCGCTCAATTTTGAAATGGAACGTACTGGACAAGATGTGTACTTACAAGTGTCGCATCTTGGGAAAGAGTTTGTTCAGCAACGATTCCCTACGATCTACCAAACCTGTCTTAAATACGGCATGGACATCAGCATGGAACCAATCCCTGTTTCACCAGCAGCCCATTATTGCATGGGTGGCGTACTGACTGACGTGAGCGCCAGAACATCATTGACAGGGCTCTATGCTGCAGGAGAAGTAGCCTGTAGCGGCGTGCATGGAGCGAATCGCCTTGCGTCCAATTCGCTCCTTGAAGGGTTGGTATTTGGCGAGCAAGCTGCTCTGAGCGCACTGCAAGATGCACCACAAAGCGGTTATAAGAACTGCTCCCTAGAAAAAGGGGCACCATATCAATCGGCTTCACTCGATACGGTTCCAGAGAGTATCAGACAGACCATGTGGCGACACGCTGGCATTATCCGTTCACAGGATCTTTTAGCAAAAGGGATTGCGAAGTTGCATGCTCAAGCCGATGCGGCGTGGCATCCACTCTGCAACGCTATTATCGCCGCTGCCATAACCCGCAAAAAGAGTATTGGTGCCCATTACCGCACCGATTCGCAGGACGAACTCAACGAGTCGCAACGTTTTGTGATGGATAAGAATAGTATTGATCGGATTATTGACGCGAATAGATTGTAA
- the metH gene encoding methionine synthase → MSFQPRGALLKQCAANAILCLDGATGTALQNYQLTAADFGGEALDGCNEHLVLTRPDVVQDVHRRYLEAGADIIETNSFGSTAVVLREYGLENQVEILNVTAARLAREIAEQYSTPEKPRFVAGSMGPTSKSLCITGGITFAELITAFADQAAALLRGGVDYLLLETWQDTLNLKAALIGCTQAMQTTGLEAPIAVSITIEPMGTMLAGQGVEALYTAIGHYPLLYVGLNCATGPEFMTDHIRTLSEMATCGVACVPNAGLPDEQGIYQQSPADFTAKIVDFARHGWLNFVGGCCGTTDKHIAALSHAIANQQPRCAPARRPDGLSGIDYLPLQAGELYLIGERTNVIGSRKFKRLIADENIDEAVEVARKQVRSGAHIIDICLANPDRDEFTDMQTFLSVLMHRVKVPLMIDSTDPAVIAMALQYCQGRGIINSINLEQGEERFGQIIPLIRQFGAAVVVGTIDEDPEHGMAVTVERKLEIAERSYQLLTEHYGLQPEDIIFDPLVFPVATGDVNYRLAAKATIDAIRLIRQKFPRCHITIGLSNVSFGLPPAAREIVNSIFLHHCVDAGLNMPIINTEMMVRYSSIAPEDKQLAEDLLFARTDDPITPLAAKFKDRSAAAKSVVHNEHLSIEEKLVSNIVEGSKEELVARLEAACAKYRPLEIINGPLMEGMATVGKLFNENQLIVAEVLQSAEVMKAAVDYLSPKLDKSETVHRGTMVLATVKGDVHDIGKNLVDIILTNNGFKVINLGIKIPSETILAAVREHSPDFIGLSGLLVRSAQQMIATASDLRDAGINVPIFVGGAALSENFAANRIQPEYNGTVIYSKDPMECFATAQRLIDPNLRADFEAELSEVRQARASSKKATPQVTPTIPATIAEITPPTPPDFERHIVTVKGDQIREIFEYINPAMLFGKHLGFKGYTQALESGDPKALKLRDSVQVLLDELVANPAVQLQGVYQYYRAQRTQPETVTIYVGEATKRELRFPRDERQGISLADYHRAEGGDNLALMAVTAGATFSQLALAAKDQGEYLRSHIIWSLALELAEGFAEWLHYRLRAAWGIGECCVHSKQELFSAKYRGRRYAPGYPAIPDMARQRDIFALLAPEEIGITLTESDMMDPEASVSCVVLHHPQAKYF, encoded by the coding sequence ATGTCATTTCAACCACGCGGTGCGCTTCTCAAACAGTGCGCCGCAAACGCTATTCTTTGTCTTGATGGTGCCACTGGAACAGCTTTACAAAATTATCAGCTCACGGCAGCTGATTTTGGTGGTGAAGCGTTGGATGGGTGCAATGAGCACCTCGTGCTGACGCGCCCTGATGTCGTGCAGGATGTTCATCGCCGCTATCTTGAGGCGGGTGCCGATATTATTGAAACGAATTCTTTTGGCAGTACGGCGGTTGTCCTGCGCGAATATGGACTCGAAAATCAGGTGGAAATTCTCAACGTTACGGCGGCACGTTTGGCGCGTGAAATAGCGGAACAGTATTCTACACCAGAAAAACCACGGTTTGTCGCCGGTTCTATGGGGCCAACTTCGAAGTCGTTGTGTATTACGGGTGGCATCACGTTCGCTGAACTTATCACGGCGTTTGCCGATCAAGCCGCCGCCTTACTGCGCGGTGGTGTCGACTATCTGCTCCTTGAAACGTGGCAGGATACGCTGAACCTCAAAGCAGCCTTGATCGGTTGTACGCAGGCGATGCAGACAACGGGGTTGGAAGCACCGATTGCCGTCAGTATCACCATTGAACCGATGGGAACGATGCTGGCGGGTCAAGGGGTGGAAGCGCTCTATACCGCGATTGGTCATTATCCACTGCTCTATGTTGGTCTGAATTGTGCCACGGGGCCGGAGTTTATGACCGACCATATTCGCACGTTGAGCGAAATGGCAACCTGTGGTGTGGCGTGTGTGCCGAATGCGGGTCTGCCCGATGAGCAGGGAATTTATCAGCAATCCCCAGCCGATTTTACCGCTAAAATTGTTGATTTTGCCCGTCATGGCTGGCTGAATTTTGTGGGCGGTTGCTGTGGCACGACCGACAAACACATTGCAGCATTGAGCCATGCTATTGCCAATCAACAACCCCGCTGCGCACCAGCGCGCCGTCCCGATGGGTTATCGGGCATCGACTACCTCCCCTTGCAGGCTGGTGAGTTGTATTTGATTGGTGAACGGACGAACGTAATCGGATCGCGCAAGTTTAAACGGCTGATTGCGGATGAGAATATAGACGAAGCGGTTGAAGTGGCGCGGAAGCAAGTGCGCTCAGGCGCACATATCATTGATATCTGCCTTGCTAATCCTGATCGTGATGAATTTACCGATATGCAAACCTTTCTCTCGGTGCTCATGCATCGTGTGAAAGTGCCGCTGATGATCGATTCCACCGATCCGGCGGTGATTGCGATGGCGCTGCAATATTGCCAAGGGCGCGGCATTATTAACTCGATTAACCTTGAGCAGGGGGAAGAGCGTTTCGGGCAGATTATCCCCTTGATCCGGCAATTTGGAGCCGCTGTTGTGGTGGGGACGATCGACGAAGATCCTGAACATGGTATGGCAGTGACCGTTGAACGGAAACTGGAGATTGCCGAGCGCAGTTATCAACTTTTGACGGAGCACTATGGCTTGCAGCCGGAAGATATTATCTTCGATCCGCTCGTCTTTCCCGTGGCGACCGGTGATGTTAATTACCGCTTGGCGGCTAAGGCAACGATTGACGCTATCCGCCTGATACGCCAGAAGTTTCCACGTTGTCATATCACGATTGGGCTTTCGAACGTCTCCTTTGGTCTGCCACCCGCCGCACGCGAAATTGTCAATTCAATATTCCTGCATCACTGTGTCGATGCGGGGCTAAATATGCCGATCATCAACACCGAAATGATGGTGCGCTACAGCTCAATTGCGCCGGAAGATAAACAATTGGCTGAAGATTTGCTCTTTGCGCGAACCGATGATCCGATCACTCCTTTGGCAGCCAAGTTCAAGGATCGTTCGGCGGCGGCCAAGAGTGTGGTGCATAATGAACACCTCAGCATCGAAGAAAAACTGGTGAGTAATATTGTTGAAGGATCGAAAGAGGAGTTAGTGGCACGACTCGAAGCGGCCTGTGCCAAATATCGCCCGCTTGAAATTATCAATGGCCCGTTGATGGAAGGGATGGCGACGGTCGGTAAACTCTTTAATGAAAACCAGTTAATTGTTGCCGAAGTGTTGCAATCTGCCGAAGTAATGAAGGCCGCAGTCGACTATCTTTCGCCGAAACTCGATAAATCCGAAACGGTACACCGTGGCACGATGGTGCTGGCAACGGTCAAGGGCGATGTGCACGATATCGGAAAAAATCTCGTCGATATTATCCTGACAAATAATGGTTTTAAGGTGATCAATCTGGGGATTAAAATCCCATCTGAAACGATTCTGGCGGCAGTGCGTGAACACTCGCCGGACTTTATCGGTTTAAGCGGATTGCTCGTCCGCTCGGCACAACAGATGATAGCGACCGCTTCAGACTTGCGCGATGCTGGGATCAATGTTCCGATTTTCGTCGGTGGTGCGGCGTTATCAGAAAACTTCGCGGCCAATCGTATTCAGCCGGAATATAACGGCACGGTTATTTACAGTAAAGATCCGATGGAGTGTTTTGCCACGGCGCAGCGGCTTATTGATCCAAACTTGCGTGCTGATTTTGAAGCGGAACTGAGCGAAGTGCGTCAAGCCAGAGCTTCCAGTAAAAAAGCCACGCCACAGGTTACGCCAACAATACCGGCGACCATTGCCGAAATAACGCCACCGACTCCGCCGGATTTTGAGCGACACATCGTGACGGTCAAAGGAGATCAAATTCGTGAGATTTTTGAGTATATCAACCCTGCCATGCTTTTTGGCAAACACCTTGGCTTCAAAGGGTACACGCAAGCGCTTGAGAGCGGTGATCCGAAAGCGCTGAAATTACGCGACAGTGTGCAGGTGTTACTCGATGAATTGGTAGCAAATCCTGCGGTGCAACTGCAAGGGGTCTATCAGTATTACCGTGCGCAACGGACGCAGCCGGAAACCGTTACGATTTATGTGGGCGAAGCGACAAAACGCGAACTTCGCTTCCCGCGCGATGAACGACAGGGGATTTCGCTGGCCGATTACCACCGTGCCGAGGGTGGTGACAACCTCGCGCTGATGGCCGTTACAGCAGGAGCAACGTTTTCTCAATTAGCTTTGGCGGCAAAAGATCAGGGCGAGTATTTACGCAGTCATATTATTTGGTCGTTGGCGCTCGAACTAGCAGAAGGCTTTGCCGAATGGCTCCATTATCGCTTACGGGCGGCATGGGGCATTGGTGAGTGTTGTGTGCACTCCAAACAGGAACTTTTCAGCGCGAAATACCGTGGGCGGCGGTATGCTCCAGGCTATCCAGCAATTCCCGACATGGCACGGCAACGCGATATTTTTGCTCTGCTTGCGCCGGAAGAAATTGGCATAACATTAACCGAAAGCGACATGATGGATCCAGAAGCAAGCGTATCGTGTGTCGTGCTCCACCATCCACAGGCAAAGTATTTTTAA
- a CDS encoding Rid family detoxifying hydrolase produces the protein MNKQIIATDQAPAAVGPYEQAIVYNGVLYASGQIPLNLAGEMVAGDVSAQARQCLTNLRAVCQAAGTSLENGLKITMFLTDMNDFAAVNAVYIEFFTGAKAARSTIAVKALPKGALVEIEGIFAVPTSK, from the coding sequence ATGAACAAGCAGATTATCGCAACTGACCAAGCACCCGCAGCTGTGGGGCCATATGAGCAAGCAATTGTGTACAATGGTGTGTTGTACGCTTCTGGCCAAATCCCACTGAATCTTGCTGGTGAAATGGTTGCGGGGGATGTGAGCGCTCAGGCACGTCAATGCCTAACGAATCTTCGTGCCGTATGCCAAGCCGCTGGAACTTCGCTTGAGAATGGGTTAAAAATTACTATGTTTTTGACTGATATGAACGATTTTGCTGCTGTGAACGCCGTGTATATTGAGTTTTTCACCGGCGCAAAAGCTGCCCGATCTACCATTGCGGTGAAAGCACTACCAAAAGGTGCACTGGTCGAAATCGAAGGTATATTCGCTGTTCCAACGTCAAAATAA
- a CDS encoding Tim44 domain-containing protein produces MKTTFWMICSSLFILLILATDSFARLGKGGSFGPRQSSPMFSTPKKSEPTQVQRPATTQPQVQRQAGTPARAGFFGGGIGGFLVGGMIGSLLLGGVASAAGGATGGVGLLDLIFLGAMVFFLVKAYKSRTQNRQDPKSDPWSIGSPQQAEPLTESEIEEVRPTEAQNRDVARSAAVSSGLAHIRQMDSGFREDEFLRGAQEAFTMLQTANANREIEKVDFLLDSALLQDFIRLQKEAEVREEKHAFEQLEILSAQIVEALQQSGADSITVEFTFSVIDFTCDKDGRIIDGSMDPAQFTEYWRFMRNIGDEAWQVISVLQPEEYKKS; encoded by the coding sequence ATGAAAACAACATTCTGGATGATCTGTAGCTCTTTATTTATACTTTTGATACTGGCCACGGATAGTTTTGCACGCCTTGGTAAAGGAGGCAGCTTCGGCCCACGGCAAAGCTCGCCGATGTTCAGTACACCCAAGAAAAGTGAACCAACGCAGGTACAGCGCCCTGCAACAACGCAGCCGCAAGTACAACGTCAGGCAGGCACTCCGGCGCGTGCTGGATTTTTTGGCGGTGGAATCGGTGGATTTCTTGTCGGTGGGATGATCGGTTCGCTCCTTTTAGGTGGCGTAGCCAGCGCGGCTGGTGGTGCTACTGGTGGCGTAGGACTACTTGACCTGATCTTCCTTGGCGCGATGGTTTTTTTCTTGGTGAAAGCTTACAAAAGTCGAACGCAAAACCGTCAGGATCCTAAAAGCGACCCATGGAGCATTGGCTCACCACAGCAAGCGGAGCCGTTAACGGAGTCCGAAATAGAAGAAGTGCGCCCAACTGAAGCACAAAACCGAGATGTTGCTCGGTCGGCTGCGGTCTCAAGCGGTTTAGCGCATATTCGCCAGATGGATTCCGGATTCCGCGAAGATGAGTTTCTACGCGGGGCACAAGAAGCATTTACGATGTTGCAAACTGCCAATGCAAATCGTGAGATTGAAAAAGTTGATTTCTTGCTCGATAGTGCTTTATTGCAGGATTTTATTCGATTGCAAAAAGAGGCTGAAGTACGCGAAGAGAAACACGCATTCGAACAACTTGAGATTCTTTCGGCGCAGATTGTCGAAGCGCTGCAACAGTCCGGTGCCGATTCTATTACTGTTGAGTTTACTTTTTCGGTTATCGATTTCACCTGCGATAAAGACGGGCGCATTATCGATGGCAGCATGGATCCTGCACAATTTACCGAATACTGGCGCTTTATGCGCAATATAGGTGATGAAGCGTGGCAGGTTATTTCGGTGTTACAACCTGAGGAATATAAAAAGTCATGA
- the argC gene encoding N-acetyl-gamma-glutamyl-phosphate reductase yields MIKAAIIGATGYTGAELVKLLLAHPDVTLVALTSESSDGERLIDHYPALTGRCSLRFQKNDPDAIAPQCDVVFLALPHGEAMANGVAYRERGVKVVDLSADFRLDCPEIYRKHYHLEHVGAAYLSQKVYGLPEINREKIKATSLVANPGCYPTCSLLGLAPALQNNFILPRVIIDAKSGVSGAGKKPSTKTHFVEVNEGFSAYGVGTHRHHPEIVQEMGKLIGTAPSVVFTPHLLPMSRGMLCTSYADLAGGVSAAQIVDAYQTFCAHEPFVHFLGRDCFPNAKDVRGSNNCFIGVHIDENTQRLIVISVIDNLVKGASGAAVQNMNLMFGIEETTALLHCGQVL; encoded by the coding sequence ATGATTAAAGCGGCTATTATCGGTGCAACTGGGTATACCGGAGCAGAATTGGTCAAGCTGTTGCTTGCGCATCCGGACGTTACATTGGTAGCGCTGACCAGTGAAAGTTCGGATGGAGAGCGGCTCATTGACCACTACCCTGCGCTTACCGGTCGTTGCTCGTTGCGTTTTCAGAAAAATGACCCGGACGCGATTGCGCCGCAGTGCGATGTTGTTTTCTTGGCGCTTCCCCATGGCGAAGCGATGGCAAATGGTGTTGCTTATCGTGAGCGTGGTGTGAAAGTGGTCGACCTCAGTGCGGACTTTCGGCTCGATTGCCCCGAAATCTACCGCAAACACTACCATCTGGAGCATGTCGGTGCTGCGTATTTATCACAAAAGGTCTATGGACTGCCTGAAATAAACCGCGAGAAAATCAAAGCGACATCACTGGTAGCAAATCCAGGTTGTTATCCGACCTGCTCTTTGCTGGGCTTAGCGCCAGCTTTGCAAAATAACTTTATTCTCCCTCGTGTGATTATTGATGCGAAAAGTGGCGTGAGTGGCGCGGGGAAGAAACCGAGCACTAAAACCCATTTCGTCGAAGTGAATGAAGGATTTAGCGCATATGGTGTTGGTACACATCGTCATCATCCCGAGATAGTGCAGGAAATGGGGAAGTTGATAGGGACTGCGCCCAGTGTGGTCTTTACGCCACACCTGCTCCCGATGAGCCGTGGGATGCTTTGCACGTCCTATGCAGATCTTGCTGGTGGCGTGAGCGCTGCCCAAATCGTTGACGCGTATCAAACATTTTGTGCACATGAACCTTTTGTCCATTTTCTCGGGCGTGACTGTTTCCCTAATGCCAAAGACGTCCGCGGCTCAAATAACTGCTTTATCGGAGTGCATATCGACGAAAATACCCAACGGTTGATCGTGATAAGTGTCATCGATAATCTAGTCAAAGGAGCGTCGGGGGCAGCCGTGCAAAATATGAACCTGATGTTTGGGATAGAGGAAACGACAGCATTGCTCCATTGTGGACAAGTGTTGTAA
- a CDS encoding sensor domain-containing diguanylate cyclase, which produces MDKQLLYSALDAQKSIILVYQRDVLVFANRRFFQVFPQFSSLEECTLNHRCVSELFTDIDGQDLSVETFDQNETLMARIKHAEGLITVYQIDTQLIENGKVLTISEVSSTETAMSCNLAHRSLYDNIDVIDTLVMMVRVDEFGRIISASSAFLRLSEFEAVDLIGKPMSIIRRPNMPQRTFTRWWKTIQEDPRWSGELKLRKKDGTLYWVYTAVAPAYVSPSQTKSNGYFFVMEEITGQKEMEQTLIKLYEVRQLSMTDPLTQLYNRYKLNDSITREIERTRRYDVPLSMILIDIDHFKPINDNFGHLVGDQVLVEMSKLLKAHIRTSDILGRWGGEEFIILLPHTVKEHAAAKAESIRCAIEKRVFACGNITASFGVTQFRLSDSEDDFIRRTDDALYEAKGSGRNIVIVV; this is translated from the coding sequence ATGGACAAGCAACTGCTCTATAGTGCTCTTGATGCTCAAAAAAGTATAATACTGGTGTATCAGCGGGATGTTTTGGTCTTTGCGAACCGCCGGTTCTTTCAGGTATTTCCACAGTTCTCTTCCCTTGAAGAGTGCACGCTGAACCATCGGTGCGTTAGCGAGCTGTTTACTGATATTGATGGACAGGATTTATCAGTAGAGACTTTTGATCAGAATGAAACGTTGATGGCGCGAATCAAGCACGCAGAGGGTCTTATTACCGTGTATCAAATTGATACGCAACTGATAGAGAATGGCAAAGTGTTAACGATTAGCGAAGTTTCTTCAACCGAAACGGCTATGTCGTGCAATCTCGCGCATCGGTCACTCTATGACAATATTGACGTGATTGATACACTGGTGATGATGGTACGCGTGGATGAATTTGGTCGCATTATCAGTGCCAGCTCGGCTTTCTTGCGACTTTCGGAATTCGAAGCGGTTGACCTGATTGGAAAACCGATGAGTATTATTCGCCGCCCGAACATGCCGCAACGGACGTTTACCCGTTGGTGGAAAACTATACAAGAAGATCCGCGCTGGTCCGGTGAACTGAAGCTTCGTAAAAAAGATGGCACGCTCTATTGGGTGTATACCGCTGTTGCACCCGCCTACGTTTCCCCATCACAAACCAAATCGAATGGGTATTTTTTTGTGATGGAAGAAATCACTGGCCAAAAAGAGATGGAACAAACATTGATTAAGCTGTACGAGGTGCGGCAACTTTCCATGACCGACCCGCTTACCCAACTGTATAATAGGTATAAATTGAACGATTCCATCACGCGGGAAATTGAGCGGACGCGCCGCTACGATGTCCCGCTATCGATGATTCTGATTGATATTGATCACTTTAAGCCGATTAACGATAATTTTGGCCATTTGGTGGGCGATCAGGTGCTTGTTGAAATGTCAAAACTGCTGAAAGCACATATACGCACCTCAGATATTTTGGGACGGTGGGGTGGCGAAGAATTTATTATTCTTCTGCCACATACGGTGAAAGAACATGCTGCAGCAAAAGCAGAAAGCATCCGTTGTGCCATTGAAAAAAGAGTGTTTGCTTGTGGCAATATAACCGCCAGTTTTGGTGTAACACAATTCCGTCTGAGTGATTCGGAGGATGACTTTATCCGTCGCACGGATGATGCGTTGTACGAAGCAAAAGGGAGTGGTCGAAATATTGTGATAGTTGTTTAG